In Lolium rigidum isolate FL_2022 chromosome 3, APGP_CSIRO_Lrig_0.1, whole genome shotgun sequence, the genomic window TGGAAGAAGGAGCGTCGTGCTAGGTTTTGGTCAAGAGAGGATCGAGAGGACTTGTTGGGCCAAAAATAAGGAAACTCTTGTAATCGTACGTCGATTGCTTCACGTCGGTCGGACCCCTTGGTTGTCGATTCTGTGTGAATCTCGCGGCCGAGAGAGACACCAGAAAAATCCCGTTCAAACTTGCCTAATTTAAGAAAAAGTTACAAAAAGCCACCACAACTGAGGCTTGGGTTTCAAAAAGGCATACTCAACTTATTTTTTCAAAAAGCAACCATTATTCGGTAATGTGCTGAAATAACATTGAACGTTCAGTATTATTTTAgagagtcaaactatgttaagtttgactaagcatTTACTAAAAaacattaacatgtaaaatacaaaattaatattattaaatagataatgaaatatattctcGTATGATATctaaaaaatattatatttgttgatagattattttaaaagtttgatcaaactttagtTGGTTTggcttttcaaaaaaaatataagctttaagctttaggatggaggtagtattaacGAAGGCTAAGTGTGTCCCTAGCAAGTGAGGGCCACCGTTAGCCTGATGTGGAAGAAGCTTATCACTACTACTCCTCTCGAGGTACGGGAGAACAAAAAAATAGCCGGAAACCCGACCGAGGTGAAAAGAAGAACTGTCGCCACGGCTTGCCACTTGcatcctaagagcatcttcactcgttGGTACCCTTAGGCCGAGATCCGGCGCAAAATAGCGCCAGATTTGAGGCAAGTTTGGCGTGGGGAGCACTGAACTCCCACTCATCCGCCAAGAAATCTTCATGATAGAATATGCATAATCCTCGTTGTTTCTATCGTCGATGCCACCACCACACAAGATAGCACCCCCGTCATGCAGATGTCGAACATCAGGTGACCGCCGTCAAAGACCACGTTGTGCCATGCCTCTCCAAGACTCGTCATCGTCGATGCGCTAGAAACAACGCCGCTCCTCCAAGAAACCATCCATTGGTCCCTCGCGGCGATGCAAACCTCCAAGATTGATGCCCCCAAGGAGGGTACGACGTAGAGGTCCGATCCAAGGATGCGTTTCTCCTTGAAGGAAGCGGAAAGAGGTGCCAGGTTCACCTCAATTATGTCTTCAAGAACACACAaggcatcgccatcaccgactccACCCAAAGGCCGAAACATAGGGTTTTCACCCAGATCTGCCACACCAAGACTCCATCCAGCATCACGTACAGTGGAGCGACCAAGCCAACCACCTACGGTAGAAGGAGGAGGCCACCCCGTCTACTTCACTTTGCAGGGGATCCGCTAAACACCGTCGAACATGCCCACGCTGCCTTGGGCACCCGGATGTGCTGCATGAGGTCGCCGGATAATTAGCACGGATTACAAAGTAAATCTAATGGATTTGAGACACTTTCATAGTTGTAACTCCACTTGTAACtgaaaaaatcttagttgcaactcaaCTTATAAATAAGTgcatgaatcacgatgcaaaAAAGTAtatgaatcacgatgcaaatctaaCGTTATACTGAGCACTAACTAAGCTATGAGAACTACCAATTCCCTTTGAAATTTTTTATATACACTACTCAAAGGGTGTAGGAGGGAGTATCATAGTTTTATTCTTTCCTTGTTCCACTTGGAGAGACAACAGTAGCAGAGTGCCCTCGTAAATATATCTCAAGAGATCAGACTGGCTTTTCAGAACCTGGGTCCTGAACCCACTTTTTCAAAAGTGTGTTTGTGATGTAAAAACATGTTTTCAAAATCGAAACATAAAATGAATGCAAAAGTGATCTCAAACATGTGctctggacatgagtttcgtgacgaaaaaaccttttattttgcctcggcaaaaaagtgaaattttgcaggtatatagcagtatatatgtaacgtattttgtcttttttagattctgaaataaaaaagtgatTTCTCCGTGAAAattttctacgcacacatgaaacatgcatacgtaccccgctatttttatttcagaattttttaacatttgaaaAATGCATTTCCCACCTGGGTTcacgtgcacccaggttcaaCCGGGACTTTTCCTCAAGAGACCAACTCTTCAAACACGGTTTTTCTAGCGGCGCCGCTAGCTACCAGTCATCCATCTCCCGTTCGTTTGTTGTTTGAGATTCGAAATTGGGACCTTGgtatttatctttcttgttaggtaTTTTTTGCTGCATGTGGAATACAGATACACGATACGTACAGaatactacctctgttccaaGAAATAAGaagcacgcgtatttcaagacgaactttgaccataaaaattgaccaACAAAATCTACATTATATTGTATGTAATTAGTATTGTTTGATtcatattgaaaagcactttctaataatgttaatttcatacgaataatctttatatatttaaagtaattcttggtcaaacaaaaatccCGTAAAACGAGGAtgtcttattccttgaatcggattgAGTAAATGTCTAGGCCACTCCATCAAATGATACCAGGGAAGTCAAACACGATAACCAGAAGGATTCAAGGTTCAGTGAAACCATTAACTGAAAATACACAATTTGCTTACACAATTTGTAGTTGGAAGAACTGAGTCAAACGTTAATCTGAACTTCAATTTCTACAAATTTATAACTGACAATGTCTGAGGAAGAAACTGGGACCAAGAGTTGATTTTTTGAGATTTGCTCCCAAGAAGTTGCAGTTCTCGAATTACACAAACATCAGATAGTACTCAACCACGGGATGATAGCAGTTATTGCACGAGAACTCAACCAGGGCCTCAGATGAGAAATAAGAGATGCAGTCAATATATggaaaaaatctaagaaaataaATCTAAGAGTAGGTATTAGCATACGCCGTGCATGGCTCCTTCACATTGACTGAGCGCACACCGGTAGCTAGTGGCTCCGCTAGAAACGCATTTCCGATGTCCTCTTTTGGTTCTATCTCAACGGATGTCCATTGGTTCATCTCAAAGCATGCATCCTGGTACTCCCGGACCAGAAACAATTTGCCGCATGCCCATCCCAACACGTGTTCGCTGGTTCCCGGACCAGAAACACACCAGTAGGGTGACCCACTCCGGCGATGACACGGTGCGGCCATGCTACCCCTTCCATTCGTTTCCCAGGAAGGAGGCATGCATGAACACATAAAAGCCATTCCATCTTCCGCGCTCGCTCTTCACAGCTCTCTCTCAATCGCTCCTGAGGCAGAGCTGTCCCTACGAAGACAGAATAATGAACACGGGAGCTCCTCAACATTTCATTCCATTTTGATTCCTTTCTAACTGATCGATCGTACCTGCACATGTAACCCGAGTTGTGTGTCCAAGGCGCCTGCATCTGGTGAATGCAGGAGGCATCTGCACCTCAAGGCGCCTAATTGGACGGTATTAACGAAAAATTGCAGAGAGTTCCCCAATGGAGTCCAGCCCCAAAAGCTCTGTTCCTCGCGCTCACGCGCCGATCAAGTGCCCAAGCACCTGTGAGGTAATTAAACCAGTGTTTATCCTTGCAATTTCTTGTCGCTATCGACTTGAGATTTCCTCTGCAACTTTACGGATCAGAAAGGAAAATGGTTCAGGACGTGGACCAGCTGCGGACTCCTTCAGTGTCGTCCCAGGAATTCATCGATTTCAAGAGGAAAGCTACCACGATCGTGGAGGAGTACTTCTCTACGGACGACGTGGCCGCGACGGCGAACGAGCTGCGGGAGCTCCGCGTGCCGTGCTACCACTACTACTTCGTCAAGAAGCTGGTCTCGGTGGCCATGGACCGGCACGACAGGGAGAAGGAGATGGCAGCCGTGCTGTTGTCCTCGCTCTACAACGACGTCATCGACCGCCCGCAGGTGTACAAGGGCTTCTGCAAGCTCACTGAGTCCTGCGACGACCTCTCCGTCGACACGCCCGACGCCGTCGACATCCTCGCCGTCTTCGTCGCCCGCGccatcatcgatgacatcctgCCACCGGCGTTCCTGGCGAAGCAGCTGTCGTGCCTGCCGGACGGGTGCAAGGGCGCCCAGGTCATCCACAGGGCGGACAAGAGCTATCTGTCCGCGCCGCACCACGGGGAGATCATCCTGCAGAGGTGGGGCGGTAGCAAGAACATCACCGTCGAGGAGGCCAAGGCCAAGATCGTCGACATCCTGGAGGAGTATCTGGCCGCCGGCGACACGGCCGAGGCGTTCCGGTGCATCAGGGACCTCAAGATCCCCTTCTTCCACCACGACGTCGTCAAGCGCGCCGTCGTTCTTGCCATTGAGCGTGGCGGGGCAGCCGAGGGCCACATCCTGGACTTCCTTAAGTCGGCATCGCGCGAAGGTGTCATCAACGAGAGCCAGATGATCAAAGGCTTCAACCGGATGATCGACTCTGTTGACGATTTGACGCTCGACGTGCCGAACGCGAGGTGTCTCCTGAAATCCATAATCTTGAAGGCTTCTTCGGAGGGCTGGCTGTGCGCGTCGTCCCTGAAACCGCTTGGCCCGGAGCCGAAGAAGGCCGCCGAGGACGACGCCGCCGTCAAGAAGCTCAAGGCGAAGGCTGTGTCGATCATACAGGAGTACTTCTTGACAGGGGACATCATCGAGTCGGTGAGCAGGCTGGAGGCCGAGAACAGATCGTGCTCACCCTCCGTCAATGCCATCTTCGTCAAGAAGCTGATCATCGCTGCGATGGACCGGAAGAACCGGGAGAAAGAGATGGCTTCCGTGCTGCTGTGCTCGCTCTGCATGCCACCGGAACACGTCGTTGCAGGGTTCCACCTCCTGATCGATGCCGCCGAGGACGCCGCGCTGGACAACCCTGctatcgtcgaggatctggccatgTTCTTTGCCAGGTCGGTGGTCGACGAGGTGATCGCGCCGTCGGACCTGgaggcgatggaggaggaggcaagCCGCCGCAAGGCGGTGGGCTCCCCCGGAATGCTGGCGCTGCGGAACGCCCACGCCCTGCTGGGAGCAAAGCTCTCCGCGGAGCGGATCCTGCGgtgctggggcggcggcggcaccggcAAGGCCGGGTGGGAGCTCAGCGAGGTGAAGGAAAAGGTTAGCAAGCTCCTGCAGGAGTACGACTGCGGCGGCGGCGTACGGGAGGCCTGCCGGTGCATCAAGGAGCTCGGCATGCCGTTCTTCCACCACGAGGTCGTGAAAAAGGCGCTGGTGTCGATCATCGAGAAGCGGGGCAAGGACGAGCGGCTCTGGGGGCTGCTCGACGAGTGCTACAGCCGCGGCCTCATCACGCCGAACCAGATGACCAAGGGCTTCGAGAGGGTTGCCGACTGCGTCGACGACCTCGCGCTTGACGTGCCGGACGCCAGGGAGCAGCTCCGCTGCTACGTCGAGCGCGCCAAGAAGGGAGGATGGCTGGACGCCTCTTTCTCCATTACAAGGCCGGGGCAGCAGGCACCAGTCCCAGATGGCATTGCTGCTTCTTCGTGAGCGCCGGTTACATACATGCAACACTACTGACATTCCAGGGAAGTTTGTTTGATTTGCTGATTTACGCCATTATATTACGTGTATGTATCTTCAGGTACAAGAGAAAGCGGTCGATTAGGAGTATATACGTTCCCACGAGAATGATGTTATAGGATAATATAGGGAGTATGAACTTCCAGATTAGGAGTTTTTCGTGGCGTTTAGCGCGGAGGATTTGTGCATTGGAGAGTTTTTGTTTGCCATTTTCTCCTATACTGTCATATGTGGTTTTGTTTTGTTAATTGGTTGTTGAGGAAATACAATGTTACTTCTTGCTAATATGAACATATTTATTGTTGGAGCTTGGGCCGAATTAACTTTATTCTAACAATTTGCAGCAACATTTCGACATCAATTTAACCACCCTAATCCTTATCGAGCGCATGCTTGAACAAAGTATTGTCGGAGCAGCCATATCCGATTCGCTCTCACAACTGTGTGCGCGATTGGTTGATAAGATAGCTCCAAAAATTattgtgtgtttgtgtgtgccCGTATGTGCATTTGTGCGCGTGTGGGTGCATTTGGGCGTGTGCTTGCGGATGCGTGTGTGTCACTCTATCTTTACCCTCCCTTTCTGCTTCCCTCGGTGATAATTCTGCTTTAGCTTATCGTCACCTCATTTTTATTACGTGCCCTAATGTTGATGATCTTGAAATGTATTACCCGCACTTCCCCATCAGTATGAACTTCTGCATAAATACAATATGGTAATGAGAGCTGAGATATTTTGAAGACCTCACATGTTACTAATGAAAATGATCGTGGCCTTTATCGATCACATATATAAGGCTTGGAAGAGCCTAGAAACAAGGAGAGTCTTGAAAATATTGCCCCTTTCCCATCTCCATACTTTTTGATTAACTGGTTGATGCGTAAATTCAATAGATGAAACTTTCATAATTGCTCAAACTTGAGTTTTGGCATGGTCGAAATCCAACTAAGAATCTACTTTTTTTCTGTAATTGCACTGTGGCACGAGATAAAAAAAAGACCCTACCGATGCATCACTTGTCAATTTTTAATAATTTTTGGGGACTAACTTGCTAATAAATGCCAAAAAAACTTTTTTGTCACCACTGTTTATGTCTAATTCAGGTATTTTCGTGAAACAGGAACAATGAAAGAGAATCGGATCAATGAGTTTCTAAAAGGATCCAACAACCATGGAAGAGAACCGCCAAGCGACGCCCTATGGGCCCCACGCTACAACCCCA contains:
- the LOC124696972 gene encoding MA3 DOMAIN-CONTAINING TRANSLATION REGULATORY FACTOR 2-like, with translation MESSPKSSVPRAHAPIKCPSTCEDVDQLRTPSVSSQEFIDFKRKATTIVEEYFSTDDVAATANELRELRVPCYHYYFVKKLVSVAMDRHDREKEMAAVLLSSLYNDVIDRPQVYKGFCKLTESCDDLSVDTPDAVDILAVFVARAIIDDILPPAFLAKQLSCLPDGCKGAQVIHRADKSYLSAPHHGEIILQRWGGSKNITVEEAKAKIVDILEEYLAAGDTAEAFRCIRDLKIPFFHHDVVKRAVVLAIERGGAAEGHILDFLKSASREGVINESQMIKGFNRMIDSVDDLTLDVPNARCLLKSIILKASSEGWLCASSLKPLGPEPKKAAEDDAAVKKLKAKAVSIIQEYFLTGDIIESVSRLEAENRSCSPSVNAIFVKKLIIAAMDRKNREKEMASVLLCSLCMPPEHVVAGFHLLIDAAEDAALDNPAIVEDLAMFFARSVVDEVIAPSDLEAMEEEASRRKAVGSPGMLALRNAHALLGAKLSAERILRCWGGGGTGKAGWELSEVKEKVSKLLQEYDCGGGVREACRCIKELGMPFFHHEVVKKALVSIIEKRGKDERLWGLLDECYSRGLITPNQMTKGFERVADCVDDLALDVPDAREQLRCYVERAKKGGWLDASFSITRPGQQAPVPDGIAASS